Below is a window of Myroides profundi DNA.
GGCACTTCGATTCCATACAGTAGGGTACGGATGTACTTCATGTATTGGTAACAGTGGACCTCTTCCATTACCTGTAGCAGAGGCAGTGACTAAAGGTGATTTAGTTGTAGCATCTGTATTGTCAGGGAATAGAAACTTCGAGGCTAGGGTACACCCACAAGTAAAAATGAACTTCTTGATGTCTCCGATGTTAGTTGTTGCTTATGCACTTGTAGGTAGAGTAGATATTGATTTAATTAATGATCCTTTAGACTATGATCCTAATGGACAACCAGTGTATCTAAAAGATATATGGCCAACACATGAAGAGATTAGAGCAGTAATTAACGAATCATTGAAACAAGAAGATTTTGAACAAGTATACAGTGTGATCTTTGAAGGTGAGCAAGACTGGAAGAACTTACAAGCGCCAACAGGCCAGAAGTTTGAATGGGATCAACCCTCTACTTATATCAGACAAGCGCCATTCTTCGAAAACTTACCAGCTCAACCTAAGCCAATTGCAGATGTACACAATGCTAGGGTATTGTTGTATTTAGGAGATTCAGTGACTACAGACCATATTTCGCCGGCAGGAGCGTTTAATGAGAGTTCAGCAGCAGGTAAATATTTACTGTCACAAGGAGTAGAACCAAAAGATTTTAACTCATACGGATCTAGACGTGGTAACCATGAAGTGATGATGAGAGGTACTTTTGCCAATGTGCGTATTAAGAATAAAGTAGCACAACGCGAAGGAGGATATAGTACTTATTTACCTACGAATGAATCTCTTTCTGTATTTGATACAGCGATGAAGTATCAAGAAGACAAGACTCCTTTAATAATCTTGGCTGGTAAAGAATACGGAAGTGGATCTTCTCGTGACTGGGCAGCAAAAGGAACTTATTTATTAGGAGTAAAAGCTGTTATAGCAGAAAGCTTTGAGCGTATCCATAGAAGTAACTTAATTGGTATGGGGATAGCTCCATTACAATTCTTAGAAGGCCAAACAGCTGAATCATTAGGTTTAACTGGAAAAGAGACATTCACTATCACAGGAATCGAACAAGATTTAGTACCACACAAAATACTAGAGGTAAAGGCTGTAAAAGAGAATGGAGAAACTCTTTCTTTCCAAGCTAAAGCTCGTTTTGATTCTTTAATTGAAATAGAGTATTATAAAAACGATGGTATTCTACAATATGTATTGAGAGACTATCTAAAAAATTAAAAATTGTTGGCTTTCAGCCATAACGTACTTAGATGACAGGCACCTTCGCTCTAATTAGAAACAAGGAATTGTTTGCAAATAGCTAAGTATGAATAATTAAACTCAAAATATGCAATAGACATATAAACGAGAAATAATGATACAAAATAGGTCTGAATTAGTGATACAAGCATACAATAGTATGGCTTTAGAGCTAATGAAAGAGCTATGAAGTAGAATGGCTTTGTAGTATTTGGCTAATGTTTATTTTGGGATAAAGCTATCTAGTGGTAACGCTAGGTAGCTTTTTTAAATTAAATTAAGAATTGTTAGAAATCCATGATGTGACGCGCATTAAAATCGTCATTCGTCATTTGAAATTCGTAATTAATTTCTAATTCCTAATTGAAAATTTATAATTAAAAAAGGGCTATCTTATTTAAAAGACAGCCCTTTTCTTTATTTTAATAACTAAAATTATTTAGTCATACTTTTCATTTCTTTCTCGATCATATCGTAGAATTGATCAATCTTAGGAAGTAAAACGATTCTAGTTCTTCTGTTTCTAGCTCTGTTTTCAGGAGTATCGTTTTCTACTAATGGTACATACTCTCCACGTCCTGAAGCAACTAATTGACCAGGGTTTAATTGGAAGTCATTTTGTAAAACTTGAACGATAGATACCGCACGTTTAACACTTAGATCCCAGTTGTCTCTCATCATTGCGTTTTTGATAGATACGTTATCTGTGTGTCCTTCTACCATTACTTCGAAGTCTGGTTTGCTCTTAGCGATAGCAGCTACTTTAGCTAATACACGTTTAGCCTCAGAACTTACTTCATAACCAGCTGTTTTGAATAATAATTTGTCAGCGATAGAGATGTATACTACACCTTTTTCTACGTTAACTTGGATATCTGGATCATCGAAACCAACTTCTTTCTTCACACTTCTTACTAAAGCTAAAGTAACAGAGTCTTTCTTCGTGATTGCATCTTGAAGACGAGTGATCTTAAGATCTTTCTCTTTCATGCTCTCCAAAGTTTTCTCTAAGTTTTCAGCACCTTTAGAAGTTAACATAGTCATGTTACCCATATTGCTTAATAAGTCAGAGTTGTTCTTTTTCAAATGCTCGATCTCGTTAGAGAAAGCATTTCTCTCAGCTAAAGCAGAGTTTAGTTTTATAGTACATGTATTTAATAAATCTTGTACTTCTTTGTTTTTAGCTTCTAAGTCTGCAATTTTCTGTTTTGTACCACAAGAACCTAATGTCAAGGCTAAAACAGATAATCCTAAAACTACTTTTTTCATAATTAAAAAATGATTGAATTGTTTTGTCAAATATAGCAAATAGATGGCAATATAGAAAGAAAAGCCTAAACTATTTTAATTAGAATATTCTAATATAAGTCTTACGTTTTTGAATATAATATAATTTAACAATTGATTTAGTTCGATAATACTCTTTTACAGGAGATTTTGATACCTTTTTTTTGAAGATAGGAATGCGTTTGTAAAATGCAAAGTGAGAACGAACAATTGCAAAGCAATGTTTGGGTTGCAACATTAGCATATATCTTACCCCTGCGATGCCGTCTAAGCACAATCTTAAAAAGATAGTAGAGAACTTGCCTTTAGAAGGTAGATTTTTATACAAAGTAAGTAGAGAGTTCCTAAAGTTAAGATAAGTCTTCTTTGGACTCTGATACTTTAAAGTTGCTCCACCAACGTGATACACAGTAGAATACCCTGTGTACTTAATCTTATATCCCAGATGATGTGCTCGCCAGCATAAGTCTATTTCTTCTTGATGAGCAAAGTAGTCTTCATCGAGTCCACCTAGTTTTTGGTAAACTTCATTACGGATAAAAAAGCAAGCACCTGAAGCCCAGAAGATATCTATAATATCATTGTATTGTCCTTTATCTTCTTCTATGGTATCGAAGATACGCCCTCTACAGAATGGGAATCCGTACGAATCTATAAAACCACCTGCAGCACCTGCATACTCAAAGTGCGTTTTGCGTTTATAGTCAAGAATTTTAGGCTGTACAATAGCTACTCGAGGTTGTTTGTCAAATATTTCTTCTACCGAGTCTAACCAATTTTCGGTTACTTCGATATCTGAATTCAACAGTACTAAGTAAGGTTCTTGAATATCTTTTAACCCTTCATTATATCCTTGAGCAAAACCATAGTTTTGCTTATTCTGAATAATATGAACAGAAGGAAATTCTTGTTCTAGAACAGCTATAGACTGATCAGTAGAAGCATTATCGATAACGTATATATTAGCTTTGTCCGAATACTTCAGTACAGAAGGAAGAAACTGTCTTAACAGCTGTTCTCCATTCCAATTTAAAATAGCTACGGCAAACTTTTTATTCATTTTGTTTTTCTTTTTTGTGAAATCGTTTTTTTGTGATGTCGTTTAGTATCCGACTCTCGCTGCGCAAAGTCTCCCGACTTTGAGCTATTATAGTTTTGTAAGACTGTAAACCGTTTACTGTCAGCTAATCGGTGAAATCGTGATGTCGTTTAGCATATGTTATCAATATATAGTGTATCACATCATCTAAGTACATTATGCCCGTAGGGCAATGCTGTCAACCGTTCACTGTCAACTGTCAACCATTCACTGTTAACTAATTCTTCCTTCCTAATTCCTCATTATAATTTGGCAATTCTCTTAAGAACACATATTTACTATTTTCGTAATCCATTTGACAGTAGTAATGATTTAGCCCATTGGTGACATACAGATAGGTTGATCTTAATTGAAAATTATAACGAGCAATCTGATCAAATGTTGTTTGGGTAATTTTTATCTCAGGTGCTTTACACTCTATGAGCATAAAGATTTCACCATTAGGTCTAAAAATCACCACATCATATCGTTTCGTCATTCCATTAATTCTCACTACTTTCTCTACACTGATGAGGGAAAGAGGATAACCTTTAGTATAGATCAAATCATGTACCACATGCTGTCTTACCCATTCCTCAGGAGTAAGCTGAATAAACTTTTTACGGATAACATCAAAAATAGATAGCTTATTTTCACTATTTTTGAAACGAAAATCAAACGGTGGGAAATTCAGTCTTTGCATAAAGCAAAGATATTTTTTTTCTACTGGTATTGAGCAATATTTAAAACTAATATTTTGGATCAAGTAAAGGACATAATAAAGAATATAAAGGCAGGGAATGCTGCTCCTATATATTTTTTGATGGGGGAAGAACCGTATTATATTGATAAAATCTCTGAGTATATTGAAGATAATCTATTGACAGAAGAAGAGAAGGGGTTTAATCAAATGGTATTATATGGGCGAGATGTCACTGTTCAAGACATTGTTTCTAATGCAAAGCGATTCCCTTTAATGGCAGAAAAGCAAGTTGTCATTGTTAAAGAAGCTCAAGAGTTAGCACGTTCTATAGACCAATTAGAATCTTATGCTGCACAAGTACAACCTTCTACCGTATTAGTATTCTGCTATAAGTACAAAACATTAGACAAAAGAAAGAAGATTTACAAGGCGATAGAGAAGTCTGGTATCATATTTGAAAGTAAGAAGTTAAAAGAGTATCAGATAGAAGCTTGGCTTAAGAAATTACTAACTGCAAAAGGGTATAGTATAGATCCTAAAGCTTCTGCAATGCTAGTAGAGTTCTTAGGAACAGATTTGTCTAAAATAGCGAATGAGATAGATAAACTGGCTTTAATTGTACCAAAAGGAGTACAAATCACAGCAGAAGTAGTAGAAAAGAACATCGGAATAAGTAAAGATTTTAATAATTTTGAATTGATTAAAGCTATTGTAGACCGCAATCAGCTCAAAGCGTATAAAATTGCAAATTACTTTGCACAGAACCCAAAGAATAACCCAATCGTATTGACAATGGGGCTTGTTTATTCTTATTTTTCTAAGCTTTTGTTGTACCATGGATTGAAAGATAAGTCACCATCTAACGTGATGAAACAATTAAAAGTGAGTCAATACGCAATAAAAGACTACGAAATGGGTTTTAGAATCTATAAGATGAAGCAAGTCAGTAGTATCATTGCACATCTAAAGGATGTAGACCTTAAAAGTAAGGGAGTAGGAGCTCAGGCGATGCC
It encodes the following:
- a CDS encoding OmpA/MotB family protein, producing the protein MKKVVLGLSVLALTLGSCGTKQKIADLEAKNKEVQDLLNTCTIKLNSALAERNAFSNEIEHLKKNNSDLLSNMGNMTMLTSKGAENLEKTLESMKEKDLKITRLQDAITKKDSVTLALVRSVKKEVGFDDPDIQVNVEKGVVYISIADKLLFKTAGYEVSSEAKRVLAKVAAIAKSKPDFEVMVEGHTDNVSIKNAMMRDNWDLSVKRAVSIVQVLQNDFQLNPGQLVASGRGEYVPLVENDTPENRARNRRTRIVLLPKIDQFYDMIEKEMKSMTK
- a CDS encoding glycosyltransferase family 2 protein, yielding MNKKFAVAILNWNGEQLLRQFLPSVLKYSDKANIYVIDNASTDQSIAVLEQEFPSVHIIQNKQNYGFAQGYNEGLKDIQEPYLVLLNSDIEVTENWLDSVEEIFDKQPRVAIVQPKILDYKRKTHFEYAGAAGGFIDSYGFPFCRGRIFDTIEEDKGQYNDIIDIFWASGACFFIRNEVYQKLGGLDEDYFAHQEEIDLCWRAHHLGYKIKYTGYSTVYHVGGATLKYQSPKKTYLNFRNSLLTLYKNLPSKGKFSTIFLRLCLDGIAGVRYMLMLQPKHCFAIVRSHFAFYKRIPIFKKKVSKSPVKEYYRTKSIVKLYYIQKRKTYIRIF
- a CDS encoding type I restriction enzyme HsdR N-terminal domain-containing protein encodes the protein MQRLNFPPFDFRFKNSENKLSIFDVIRKKFIQLTPEEWVRQHVVHDLIYTKGYPLSLISVEKVVRINGMTKRYDVVIFRPNGEIFMLIECKAPEIKITQTTFDQIARYNFQLRSTYLYVTNGLNHYYCQMDYENSKYVFLRELPNYNEELGRKN
- the holA gene encoding DNA polymerase III subunit delta; this encodes MDQVKDIIKNIKAGNAAPIYFLMGEEPYYIDKISEYIEDNLLTEEEKGFNQMVLYGRDVTVQDIVSNAKRFPLMAEKQVVIVKEAQELARSIDQLESYAAQVQPSTVLVFCYKYKTLDKRKKIYKAIEKSGIIFESKKLKEYQIEAWLKKLLTAKGYSIDPKASAMLVEFLGTDLSKIANEIDKLALIVPKGVQITAEVVEKNIGISKDFNNFELIKAIVDRNQLKAYKIANYFAQNPKNNPIVLTMGLVYSYFSKLLLYHGLKDKSPSNVMKQLKVSQYAIKDYEMGFRIYKMKQVSSIIAHLKDVDLKSKGVGAQAMPQGELLKEMLIKIFN